The genomic region ATTCCTAGTGCCTTGTGGAGGCCCTGAAGCCCCAGCGTCGGGCGGATGTGGCCATGCAGCCTGGCTGTGGCCCCTGCACTGACCGTATGGGACTGCGAGGCTCAGGTCTGTGCTGGGCggcctcactccctcccctcttccctcacACTTCAGGTTGCCAGTGGCTAGGTCGGCCCACGGGGCCACGGTGTACAGTGACAAGCTGTGGATCTTTGCTGGCTATGACGGCAATGCCAGGTGGGTGGTGGTCCGGCCTTTGCACCCCACCTCCGACTGCACTGAGACCGGAGGAGGCCATCCTGGCATTTGAGGGCTTAGGCTGGGAGAGCTCTGCCTAGTAGATTTTGAGTGTCACTGTCCAGGGGTTTCTTGGGAGGGGGACAGGGAAAGAGGAGGATGGGCAGATGGAGGTGAGGACCACTGGGTGGAGCCCCATGGCTACCTCAGTTGCTCGGGTGAGGATCCTCAGCCAGGAGTCGCCGTGCAGGGCTGAGTCGGTGGGCGGATGGGCGGTGCCCAGGCTCAGGCCCAGCCCTGGTTCTTGCCCAGGCCAAAGGCCTTTTCCTCCTTATTTTAGAAAGTTGGCTTTGCTCTCTTTTTGTGATTACAAAAGTAGCATGTGCTGGTTTCCCAAAACTTCAGCATCATAGAAACTCCTAACAAtgcagtgatgatggtggtgtctGTGATATCTGTGTCCTCTCCCCACCCAGGAGGGACACAGCTGGCCTGCCACACTGCCCCAATGTCATGCATGAGAGTACTTGTTCTGTCTGGGCCGGGCAGGGGACCCAGCATGGCAGGGATTTGAGGCAGTGCCTGCCACCCCACACAGAAGTTCCCGCCTCCTGGCCGCACAAGTCCCCTACcctgtgtgggggtgggggtcctCCCTTCAGCCATCCCTTCCAGCCAGGACTGGCCCACCCTGACAGCCAGACCCAAGGGGTCCTCACTGGTCTGTCCTAATACAGGTTGAATGACATGTGGACAATTGGCCTCCAGGACCGAGAGCTCACCTGCTGGGAGGAGGTGAGGGGCACCGGGAGCCAGGGtgcaggtggaggaggtgaggggCGCAGGGAGCCAGGGtgcaggtggaggaggtgaggggCGCAGGGAGCCAGGGtgcaggtggaggaggtgaggggCGCAGGGAGCCAGGGtgcaggtggaggaggtgagggcCGCAGGGAGCCAGGGtgcaggtggaggaggtgaggggCGCAGGGAGCCAGGGtgcaggtggaggaggtgaggggCGCAGGGAGCCAGGGtgcaggtggaggaggtgagggcCGCAGGGAGCCAGGGtgcaggtggaggaggtgaggggCGCAGGGAGCCAGGGtgcaggtggaggaggtgaggggCGCAGGGAGCCAGGGtgcaggtggaggaggtgaggggCGCAGGGAGCCAGGGtgcaggtggaggaggtgaggggCGCAGGGAGCCAGGGtgcaggtggaggaggtgagggcCGCAGGGAGCCAGGGtgcaggtggaggaggtgaggggCGCAGGGAGCCAGGGtgcaggtggaggaggtgaggggCGCAGGGAGCCAGGGTGCaggtggagggaggtgggaggcaggcagagccaGGCTGGGGGTCGAGGCTGCTTTCTTCCCCTTGCAAAGCCCAGCCTTGACCTGAGCCTCGCTCTCCTCCCTGGTGACCCGCAGGCCTTCATGACCAGTTCCTCACTGTGGCTGCGCAGTGATTCGAGCCTTGGTGTTTTAGATGGGCAGAGCGCCACGTGTGTGAGGGATGTGGTTTTGCTTTAATCCACCCTTTATTTCAATGCAGTGAGGGCAGTCTGCTATCTAGTGTTCTGCTCCCTGAAACTCCCCCTGGGATTGCTTTCCCCTTTAGAAacatggaatttatttatttattcattaaaaaaaaattttttttttctcagtcttctGGGCATGAAAAACATATGGGTTTAGCCGCTGCTGATTTAACCCTGACGATTTTAGCCCTAGCTGTTCACAACTGGGCCCCCTGAAGTGGAGGAGACAGGGCTATGTGCTGCTCGAAGACAAATGAATCTGTGAACCCTCATCTGGGGAAGTTTCAAGAATAAAAGCAGTCCCATCTCAGCAGTCTTGAGCGTGGTGAAATGTGAGTGGGccctgggaggccagggctgagCTGTTCTCTCCCCCATGCAGGTGGCCCAGAGTGGTGAGATCCCCCCGTCTTGCTGCAACTTTCCCGTGGCCGTGTGCCGGGACAAGATGTTTGTGTTCTCCGGGCAAAGCGGAGCCAAGATAACCAACAACCTCTTCCAGTTTGAATTCAAGGACAAGACGTGAGTACTCTGGCCAGTGGGGTGGAGGGAAGATAGTCAGTGCCCCCGAATCCTTGAATGTGAAGGACGCCCCCTGCACCTGGTGGCCATAGTAACCATCCTTCTGAGCTCTGCAAACAGCAGGAGGTTCCAGCCTGGAGCAGGGATGTGCAGGTCCCCAGGATATGGCTACAGTTTAGCAAGATAGGGCCTGGCAAAGAGGCCCCTGACTAGGCCTCCCTCTGACTATGAAGGACATCCCCTTCCCCGTGAATGGCTTGGTCAGTGCCACCAGTAACAAACGTGCCCTGCATAGATCTCAAATGATGGCAGAAGACCAGAGGGGCCTGCAGGTCCCCAGAGGTCTGGCCCATGCTGCCCCTGGCTGCTGGCCAGCCCTTGACCCTGCAATGAGGCTGCAGGAGAGGGCACAAGGAGTGTGAGCTGCAGGTACAGAGGGTTTGGGAAGGGACTTGGGAGCTTCCCTGGAGGCCACGGATGCGTGGGAGGATGGGCAGGGTGCCCCAGGACGAGGGAACCTGTCGAGGGCCGGGGGCTTAGCAAGGAGCCAGATGGCATAGCCCTGCCAGGCCAGGATCTGTTCTGAAGTCTTCAACTAACTTAGCAAAAGAGGGGACTTGCTGGGAGGTACTGggaagcctgggaggtggaaggtgcTGGAGCAGCATCAGGATGTAGGGTGCAGGCAGCTCCCAGGATGGGGACTCAGCTGTGGGGATGGTCTGACTGGGCAGCATGAAGATGTGCAATGGTCTCTGCACAACTTCACTCCCCAGAGAGCAGGACTGCCTGGCGGGTCAGATGCCACCCTCCTGCCCATCACTGCTGCCTGCTCCATGGGGAGACAGGGGAGCTCCGGCAGGACCCCACGGTGGGCCACATGGAACCAGGCAGGGCTGGTGCCAGTGCTGGATGGGGCGAGGGGTGCTCAGCGCAGGTGTCTAGGCCTCCCTCTGGACCCTGGGCTAGTCACCGTAGGGGCTGCAGGGGGACCTCCCAGTGAGGGCCTGCTGTGGGGAGGCCCCGAGGGTGAGCAGGAGCCCCTGTCCCAGCATTGGTTCACTGTCGTGTACCCTCAGGTGGACACGCATCCCAACTGAACACCTGCTCCGGGGTTCCCCACCACCCCCGCAGCGGCGCTACGGGCATACCATGGTGGCCTTTGACCGCCACCTCTATGTGTTTGGGGGTGCGGCCGATAACACGCTGCCCAATGAGCTGCACTGCTATGACGTGGACTTCCAGACCTGGGAGGTCGTCCAGCCCAGCTCCGACAGCGAGGTGAGGGCTGCCGGCTGGACACCAGTGGCTCCTACCCTGCTCCCACCTTCTCCCCAGCTCCTCACAGCTTTGGGGCCACTTGGGGTTCCAGACAGCTACCAGGAGCAAGGCCAGGACACCTGGGCCTCAGCCCTGgacacctgccccagcctccagccccagcTTCACCCCACAGCCTGCAGGTGGTTAACGCTTCACACCCCGTCATGGCTGCATGGGGCTGCCGTGCTGCAGACCTTTCCTGGGAAGCCCACAGGCATGCGGCTCTTCCTTCTTTCCGAACCCGCTCTCAAGGCCAGGATGGTGGGGGTCTCTGGGCACCTACCTGGCCCTTGCCAACTGATCTCATGCCCACGTGTCTCTCCTCCTCAGGTCGGTGGGGCTGAAGTGCCCGAGCGAGCCTGTGCTTCCGAGGAGGTGCCCACCCTGCCCTTTGAGGAGCGAGGCGGCTTCAAGAAGTCCCGAGATGTGTTCGGCCTGGACTTTGGCACCACCTCAGCCAAGCAGCCCGCCCAGCCCGCCTCGGAGGTACAGGCTGGGACCCTCATTAAGACTCCATCACCTCCTGAAGCAGGTCCTGTGATCAACCGCTCTCACacatggggagactgaggcccagagaaataCTCGCTTGGGGTCACACTCCAAAGGAGGTGCAGGGCCAGGAGCCCTcaccctgctggccaggctgcagCTTTCTGGGATGGGTGCCACACACTGGCCCGAGTGCCCCACCCACTCTGAGGGTCCCCATGGCCCGTCATGCCTCACTCGACTACATGGGTATTCAGGTCCCGCCTGTGTCTGTGGTTGCACCCAGGGGCCCTCCTCCCTTGGGGACCCTGCCCCCTGGCCCTTCATGGCCATGAGGTGCCGCGTCCTTGCCCTTACCTGGCTGCACCAGCCCCACTGTGGAGGCTCTGCCCCCCATTCCACCCTGCCTTCTTGTCCCCCAGCTGCCCAGCGGGAGGCTCTTCCACGCGGCTGCTGTCATCTCGGACGCCATGTACATCTTCGGGGGCACGGTGGACAACAACATCCGCAGCGGGGAGATGTACAGGTTCCAGGTGTGGGGCCTGTGGGCCTGTAGGAACGGCTGGGTGGACGGATCCCCTgtgatgggaaactgaggccaagtcGGGGGCGCGGGGCATATCCAGGCCATTGCCAGGGCCACACCTGGCGGGATGGAATCCTTGGGAGGAGCCCTGTGGGCTGAGGGTGGGCTGAGGTGGCACTAAAGTGGGCAGCCTCCGTGCAGTGGGGCAGGCGGATGGCACTGGGGCTCACAGCAGAGTCAGTGGAGGGAACCCGGCCAAGCTAGGCTCAGCACCAGAGCCTCACAGGCATCACAGCCTGGCCCAGGGCAGCCAGGGCTGACAGTGGCTTGTGCTGACAGCCCCTTCCCAGGCCTGGAGGAACAGGTGGTCAGGGCAGGGACTCACAGCCACAGTGAGGTCAGGGCCGGCTTCCTAGAGGAGATTGGGGTGGTGCTGGTGGGGGCCAGTGTGAGGACGCAGGTCCAGGCAGAGTGGAGACGGCAGAGCTCTGCTGAGGCCTGGGCCCCAGCTGAAGGCAAGAGGCAGGGGAGCCCTTTCCTGCTGTGGAACTGGCCGTGGACAGTTGCAGGTGCCGAGGCTGGAGCCAGGCTGTATTTTCAGGGTGGGGTGGCGGCGGCTTTCTCTCCTCAGCCAGGCCCACCTGCCTTCTGGGCCCTGAGGGTCAGCATGGGCCAGGTGGGGACCTCAGGGTCAGCCTGCGCAGCCACACTGGGGCCACTCTGCCATCCTCAACATCTAGCGTCACTGGGCCCCTCTTGCAGTTCTCCTGTTATCCTAAATGCACGCTGCACGAGGACTACGGGCGGCTGTGGGAGAGCCGCCAGTTCTGCGACGTGGAGTTCGTGCTGGGTGAGGTGAGTGCCTGTCCTTGCACCCTGCTCTGCCTGCTGTGCCCGGGTAGTGGGAACTTCGCCCCTCAGAAAAACAGCTGCTGGCGTGGTGGTGCTGACCCTGGCCGGCTGGGTCTCTGTTCACTGGGGCGAGGGTCCCATGCCCTCTGCCAGTGCATTATTCTTTGTGCAGAAGGAGGAGTGCGTGCAGGGCCATGTAGCCATTGTCACAGCGCGGAGCCGCTGGCTTCGCAGGAAGATCACGCAGGCACGGGAGCGGCTGGCCCAGGTGAGGTGCCTAACCGCCCCGCCCGGACCTGGCAGCCATGCCTGTTGTCCACTGGGGTGCCCGTGAGCTCCCTTCTCCCCACAGAAGCTGGAGCAGGAGGCCGCCTCAGTTCCCAGGGAGGCCCCCGGCGTGGCTGCTGGTGGGACCCGGCCGCCCCTGCTGCACGTGGCCATCCGGGAGGCCGAGGCCCGGCCCTTCGAGGTGCTCATGCAGTTCCTTTACACCGACAAGATCAAATACCCACGGAAAGGTCCGCCTGGGTGGGGGTGGAGCAGGATTGGTGTGGGCTGGGGTGCGGGCCGCAGAGCCAAAAGGTGGGTGCTGCCAGCCCTGCCTTACTGATGGGCCCCCTGAGGCTCAGAGGCTGCAGGTCACCCTCATTACCCATGATCACTGCCACTGGATACCATCTGAGTCCCCCGAGGCCTTGCTCCTACCTAGTGGCCCCAACCCACACTCTTCCATGCGGAGAGCCCTGTGCCCTGTGCCCCGCCCTCCCCTCTCCGGCGCCCTGAGACTCGGGGGCTCTGGGTCGCAGGCCACGTGGAGGATGTGCTGCTCATCATGGATGTGTACAAATTGGCACTGAGCTTCCAGTTGTGCCGCCTGGAGCAGCTGTGCCGCCAGTACATCGAGGCCTCCGTGGACCTGCAGAACGTGCTGGTCGTGTGCGAGAGTGCCGCCCGGCTGCAGCTGAGCCAACTCAAGGTGTGGGGTGGGGTCAGCACGATTGGGGTCAGATGGGGTGTGCTCAGGCTTTGGCCCCCTCCCTGCCCACCACTGTGAGCCCCTCGCCCAGCCTGGGACCCTGGCTTgaccctgcctgcctgcccgccTGTGCCTGTCTGCCCCAGGAGCACTGCCTGAACTTCGTGGTGAAGGAGTCCCACTTCAACCAGGTGATCATGATGAAGGAGTTCGAGCGCCTCTCCTCGCCGCTGATCGTGGAGATTGTGCGGCGGAAGCAGCAGCCACCCCCTCGCACTCCCTCGGACCAGCCAGTGGACATTGGTAGGGAGCCCCGTTCCCCTTCCCTCGGGGCTGGGAGGGATGGTGTTCATCTGTGGCAGGAGACTTGGGAGCCATGGAGAGCACCTGCCAGGCCctcggggtgggggtgggtgccaTGGGACCCCAGAGTGCTCTCCTGGGTACAGGGCAGAAACAGATGGAGGCAGAAGCCCCCAACCCATGGGGCTTGCCACAGTGGGCTGTGTCCTGGTGAGCTGAGATTTCCTGAGCCAATTTCTGGGGGTGGACATGGGTACCTCTTTTGGGCTGGGATGTCAGGTCTGATGGCCCAGGGTCACAGTGATCAGTCACTGGACTTCTCTTTGCTTGTAATGTCACAGGCCCCTTCATTCCCCCAGCTCTCCTTGGGGGTCGTGCTGACCCCAGTTGCTGGCTCTTGGTGACATCTGCCGGCACCAGAGGCCATGCAGTGGGCCTGGAGGGGCTTGATCATGAGGGCAGCGAAGGGGGCACAGCAGGCTGGGTGGAAGATGAGACGCTGGGTGCTGGGCTGTGTGTTCGGCATAGTGCTCGAGTTGGCCAGGGCGCTGAGGGAGGACAGAATGTGGCTGATGGTGCCTCAGGGCCAGAGTGAAGCCTTCTGCCTGGGTGAAGTTTTGTTCAGAGCGGCAACGTGGGCAGATGTGCAGGAAGATAGTGCCATGGCGCCCCAAGGCCAGAATCCCAGGCTGTACCTGCTCAGggtccctcccacccccaggcaCATCTCTGATCCAGGACATGAAGGCATACCTGGAGGGGGCGGGCGCAGAGTTCTGTGACATCACGCTGTTGCTGGATGGGCACCCACGGCCAGCCCACAAGGCTATCCTGGCCGCCCGCTCCAGGTGGGTGGGGGCTGGACGGGAGGGAAGGGTGGGCCTGGATGGTGTCTTCGTTCTGCTGACAGCCGGGTGCCTGCCGCTCATTGTCTACAGCTACTTTGAAGCCATGTTCCGGTCCTTCATGCCCGAGGACGGGCAGGTGAACATCTCCATCGGGGAGATGGTGCCCAGCAGGCAGGCCTTTGAGTCCATGCTGCGCTACATCTACTACGGCGAGGTCAACATGCCGCCCGAAGACTCGCTGCATCCTCACTCCCCAAGGAACTCCCAGGTCCCCACCAAGGGGTCCTGGCACCCACCTCGGGTGGCTTTGAGGCCCGCTTTCCTGCCCCAGCTAGGCGATCTGGGCCCAGCGCCTCCCTCCAGAGGATTTGCTGGTGCCTGGAGCTGGGCCAGGTGCTCTCCAAAGCAGTTGGCAGCTGGCAGGGAGGGGTTTGCAGCCAGGAGGAACCAGTGGGTTCCTGACCCTCACAACTGCCCAGAGGATGGGGTGGGTCATTGTTTTGTGTGACAGTTGAGCACAGACATGGAACTACTCCTCTTATGTCACTTCAGTAGGGGTCCAAACATGGAGGGTCACGATGCCTGTTAGGCTTGCAAGGCCATGGAATTGCGCTGCAGATGTGCAGACAGTATTTTTCTGGGGAGGGGATTCATGGTATTTGGATCCTCAGTGGGGCCTTTGACCCACTGAGTAGTTCAGAATCCATTTAGAGAGCATGCTGGCGTGTGGGCTGGATTGGAGTCTGGCCCCTGGTGGGCTTGGGGCTCCACCTGCGCCCCTCCCTGTCCTTCCCTGGGAGGGTGTGGGCGGACCAGCTTCCTTTGGTCAGCTCCTTAACCAGGCCCCAGCTACTTGTTTGCGGCCCCCTACTACTACGGCTTCTACAACAACCGGCTGCAGGCGTACTGCAAGCAGAACCTGGAGATGAATGTGACGGTGCAGAACGTACTGCAGGTAGCCCCCCAGCCCTGTGCCCACGGCTGCAGCTCCCACTGAGTGGGTGAAAGGCGCAGCGCCTCAAGGTCCCTGCCATTACAGATCCTGGAGGCAGCCGACAAAACGCAGGCGCTGGACATGAAGCGGCACTGCCTGCACATCATCGTGCACCAGTTCACCAAGGTCAGGGCTCTGGCCTCCCCTTCAGGACTTGCTTCCCCTCAGCAGTGGGCACGCCCAGGCAGGGAGGGGTGCCCAGGCTCTGTGGTCCCCTGCAGTGGTGGGTCCTGGGGGTGAGCGAGCAGAGCAGCCCACCACTGGCTGCACCTTGCTTCATCCTTGGGACTAGCCTGAGCCCCGAGCAGCGTGGGCCCCAGAGGGCTCCACTGCCCACCATGGCCCTGATGTGGATCTGGTCCCATCTCCTTCCGGCCTGCTTGCCTTGCAGGTCTCCAAGCTGCCCACGCTGCGGTCGCTGAGCCAACAGCTGCTGCTGGACATCATAGACTCCCTGGCCTCCCACATCTCAGACAAGCAGTGTGCAGAGCTGGGCGCCGACATCTGAGGCCCTGTGGCGCCTGCCCATTGTGAAGAATTGCCgtgcctgcctgccctgcccactGAGAAGACTACTGGCTATGCGTCTGCCTATGGCAGAGTGGGTGCACCTGCCAGGCCGGGGGTCGGGGTGCCCAGAGCCTCCAAAGAGAGCTGAGGGGATGTGGGGCCCCAATCTCCTCAATTCACTGAAGACACAGGTCCCACAGAGAGCAGATGATAGCAGATGATGAAGCAGACCCCCTCCCCTGTCATCACCCTCTCCTGATGTGATGTGGATGTGAGGCCACGGCTCAGTAATGGGCTCACCACCCGGAAGTGGGGAGAGACCTTGGGCCTCCCACCCAGTGGTGCTTGGCCTGGCTCCTATGGCCTGGGTGTGTTGTAGACCCAGGCACTGGGGCCTGTCACCAAGGCTCCTCCAACATGCGGGAGGCTTAGCAGACTTGCGCTGCACCATGGAATCTGCCTGGGCTGCTCCTGTCCCGCCCACCCTCACTGAGATCCATGTAAGGGGCTCCTTTTCCCACCTGGAACTTGTGAGTGTGGACCCATGATGTGTGGGTCTCACCTGACTTGAGGTGAATTTTGGAGTAAGGGCCCTGAGGTCAGCTCCCAGGTCAGTCGTGCTGGGCCAGGCCTGGTTTTCACAGGGGCTGAAGGATCCCAGTCCACCTGTGTGCATGTCAGGGCTCAGCCGGGACGAAGCCAGCCAAGTCCTGCATGTCCCTTGCTGAGTATTCTGTCACAGACAAGCCTCCATTAAAGCCACAGCAGTGCTACCTACCACACACACCTTGCTGGCCCAGCCAACACTGCTGGCCTCAGCCCCTCGGCCCTCCTGCAGCCGAGGACTGGCTCTGGAGCCCATGGCTTAGCAGATCCCCAGATGTAGGTCAGTTGGTCTTACCTGTCTCTATCCATGCTGTCAACTGCCCCCACCTGGGGTCACCCAGTCACACTAGGGAGAAGGGCTATGAAGGCATCCAGGCTGGCCCCTCCCAGGGGAATCCTGGAGGCCTGGGGTGGGCTCCTGCCCCTTCTGCCCTGCCTTGCCCCTGCACTGTGGTCTTGGCTCCTGTAGAAGGCAGGCTGCCCTCTCGCCCTAGTGAGGGCCCCATGTGAATCCACTCTGATGCTGGGGAACCAGTGCTCCCTTATTGGGAAGAGGATTCCAGGACCCCTTTTTTGTCATGGCTGCCATGAAGCCACAACTCACCTTAGGGAAGTGACCTGCTCTCCTCTGGCTGTATGCAGGTGGAAGGGGGCCTTGAGTGGCAAGTTGCTTAGCTAACAGGAACAGATCCATAGGCAGCCTGCAGGCTAGGAAGTGGCCTGGTTCAAGATGAGCTGGGAACAAGAGAGGAGCGAGCAGGAGCTAGggcagaggctgagccaggaggccCATGCAGTGATGACACAGCAGGCCCAGGACCATGGCTAGGAGGTAAATGTCAGCACCTGGAAGTGGAGTGCAGGCTGGGGCAGCCAgccatgtgggccaggtgcaTTCACTCAGAGTGGGGCCACAGAGCCACCTACCCAGTTTCCACATGTGGCTCCTGCCACACCCACAGGGCAGCCTCCTCCAAATCCCTCTCCTGGACAGGTCAGCCCAGAAGCCTCCTTGAACTAGTCTGCAAACCCTGCTCTATGCTGACCCTTGTCGCTAAACCCTCAACTGTCTCTTCTTGActtatatgaataaatgaaattatatgccAAAGGCCCTAAAaagcaaattttacaaaattgtgTGGCAGTTTCTGGGAGTAAAATGAATTCCGTTGTGCTCCTTGGCAGGGAGAGGCCATGCTTGCAGTGAGTCACCCCACACACAGAGCTGTTGGAGAATTACAGCTGCAGCAAGGCCTTCCAGGTTCTGGGAGTTGAAGGAAAAGGATGCCGAGGCCAGGACCTGAGGGCTTGTCTCCCAAGTTCTAGCCACCTCTTCCTAGATTTCCAGGGGCTAGCTTGTTGGGGCTTCACTACCTGCTGACATGCCCCAGGAGGCTGATGACTGTCATCGTCGTCCCTGTTTTTCGAATAGAGATGGTAGTGAAGGGGGACGGGGAGAGGGTTGCCCTGCTTACCCACCAGGCTGATGGGGCCTGTGGACAGAAGCCTGTCATGCCCCTGCTTGAGAAGCGAATCTTGACTGGGTTTCAGAAGTGTTCTCAAAGGGGCTGGCTGGTTTAGGTCAGGGCTGTTTCAGATCCTATGGAAAGAGCACCTGGAGCTTCAGAGAACCCTGTGGGGCATGGAGCTGCACTAGCAGGGCTGTCTGCCACCAGTAGCTCTGAGGTGTGACAGCCAGGCTCTCTGTTCTCCTTGGCAAAGAGCTTGGACTGAGCCCTCTGGAAGCTGCAGCCACTGTCTGGGACAGCAAGCTTAGTACTCAGAGGGGCTCCAGCCCCCAGCTGAGCCATACAGCAGGCCCTCTGTCTAGAATCCGCTTTATTATGGCACCTGGTGGGATctgagggaggaagaggcagcagCCTTGCTGGGCAGCCCCTCAGTCAGTCCAGCGGCACCTCCCTTAGGCCATGCTGCTGCTCAGCTGCATGGCAAAGTCCTGCACATGCTCCTTCAGAGTCTGGCGGGCATCCGCCTGTGCCCTCTTCTCCCGTGCCCGCTCCTGCTGCAGCTTGGTTAGTCTCAGCCGCAGCCGCTGCTCCCGCCGCTTGCAGGCTTGCAGCTGGCGCTGGGCCTTGTCAAGGGCATCAAGGGCTGCCTCAGCTCGTCGCTTCCAGAGTAAGGCGCTGCCCACCTGGTAGCTGTGTTCATTCTGGATGTAGGCTCCAGCGGGTGGGGGCAGGCGCAGCATATAGGCTGAGGGGGAGACTGGCCGTGGCTCGAGAGGGGAGGGCTGCCGCTCTGGCGAAGGCTGGGCACTGCAGCCTGCTTCatctgcctgggcacccagggGGCCCAGTAGGTCTGAAAAGGGGCTGCTAAGGCCAGGCTCCAGCCTCCCTGCTGGGGAGGCCGGCAAAGTGGCAGGTGCTGAGGCCTCTTCCACAGGAAAGCAGGTGACATCAGCAGGTGGAGGTGGAGAAAATGGAGTTGTGGGCCCTCGGCCTTCGGAGCAGCTAGTAAGGGGGAAAAGAGATACTGATGGGCTAGGCTGAGGGCTTGCCAGACCACACTCCACCAGTCCACCTGATCCCCTTAACGCCCAAACCCGATCCACAGATTCTGTGCAGCAAGAACCCTGTCCAGTTAAGACTGCTGGCAGACCCCCTAGGGCCCAGTCTCTCAGCCTAGGGGTAGGAGTGGGGCATCCCCCACCCATACCACATACCGCTTCCTGCATCGTCTGAGCCGGCTGACTTCAGGGGGGCCAGGTGGATAACTGTGTCCTTTGGTTTTGGTTGTCCTGCGCAACTTGGAGAAAGACTCAAATATGGTGGGGACTGCCCCCTCCTTTAGCCTGTGATATCCGCTGTGGGGAAAAGCAACCCAGATGAGCTGGAGAGCAAGTGCTGCCTCCCCAGGCCAATCTGCCCCCAGCACCAGCGCAGTGGGAG from Macaca thibetana thibetana isolate TM-01 chromosome 10, ASM2454274v1, whole genome shotgun sequence harbors:
- the LZTR1 gene encoding leucine-zipper-like transcriptional regulator 1, which translates into the protein MAGPGSTGGQIGPGALAGGARSKVAPSVDFDHSCSDSVEYLTLNFGPFETVHRWRRLPPCDEFVGARRSKHTVVAYKDAIYVFGGDNGKTMLNDLLRFDVKDCSWCRAFTTGTPPAPRYHHSAVVYGSSMFVFGGYTGDIYSNSNLKNKNDLFEYKFATGQWTEWKIEGRLPVARSAHGATVYSDKLWIFAGYDGNARLNDMWTIGLQDRELTCWEEVAQSGEIPPSCCNFPVAVCRDKMFVFSGQSGAKITNNLFQFEFKDKTWTRIPTEHLLRGSPPPPQRRYGHTMVAFDRHLYVFGGAADNTLPNELHCYDVDFQTWEVVQPSSDSEVGGAEVPERACASEEVPTLPFEERGGFKKSRDVFGLDFGTTSAKQPAQPASELPSGRLFHAAAVISDAMYIFGGTVDNNIRSGEMYRFQFSCYPKCTLHEDYGRLWESRQFCDVEFVLGEKEECVQGHVAIVTARSRWLRRKITQARERLAQKLEQEAASVPREAPGVAAGGTRPPLLHVAIREAEARPFEVLMQFLYTDKIKYPRKGHVEDVLLIMDVYKLALSFQLCRLEQLCRQYIEASVDLQNVLVVCESAARLQLSQLKEHCLNFVVKESHFNQVIMMKEFERLSSPLIVEIVRRKQQPPPRTPSDQPVDIGTSLIQDMKAYLEGAGAEFCDITLLLDGHPRPAHKAILAARSSYFEAMFRSFMPEDGQVNISIGEMVPSRQAFESMLRYIYYGEVNMPPEDSLYLFAAPYYYGFYNNRLQAYCKQNLEMNVTVQNVLQILEAADKTQALDMKRHCLHIIVHQFTKVSKLPTLRSLSQQLLLDIIDSLASHISDKQCAELGADI
- the THAP7 gene encoding THAP domain-containing protein 7 translates to MPRHCSAAGCCTRDTRETRNRGISFHRLPKKDNPRRGLWLANCQRLDPSGQGLWDPASEYIYFCSKHFEENCFELVGISGYHRLKEGAVPTIFESFSKLRRTTKTKGHSYPPGPPEVSRLRRCRKRCSEGRGPTTPFSPPPPADVTCFPVEEASAPATLPASPAGRLEPGLSSPFSDLLGPLGAQADEAGCSAQPSPERQPSPLEPRPVSPSAYMLRLPPPAGAYIQNEHSYQVGSALLWKRRAEAALDALDKAQRQLQACKRREQRLRLRLTKLQQERAREKRAQADARQTLKEHVQDFAMQLSSSMA